One genomic region from Dermacentor variabilis isolate Ectoservices chromosome 6, ASM5094787v1, whole genome shotgun sequence encodes:
- the LOC142584504 gene encoding uncharacterized protein LOC142584504, translated as MLRTWNVVSRHECGRRRYIDLDGIKPPRPFDFQNAADWPAWMDEFDDYRLASGLHEKPDKVQVRALLYTMGRKSREILRSLNVKDEEMENFNLVKSKFKGDFVHTKNTVYKSACCNLRRQQLQETVDQFATELNRLADRCEFKEMKECLIRDRFVVGLRDQLLSEELQMDPNLTLSTALAKARTSETVKKQQAELKEHKGIIPEACVSAVKSEKSPGKSKNFTRVYKPAYRGKFCSFCAGTFHLRSSCPAKQERCRFCRKLGHFEKACRKNRQADRNLDDIAEPDKFLGTVEQSANTPSEHFVTIKLSEECQKLTTFITPYGRYCYHRLLFGIKSAPEIFQRKFSQVVEGLDGVLNYMDDILVYGKNKVEHDNRLRNVLDRLEQRAVTLNKEKCCFAVEQVAFLGMIFDANGVRPDPEKIRAINELPRPRNVTEVRSLLGMMNHLARFLPDAASISAPLRSILNKDSDWCCGTQQEEAFEKIKTTLSSNKCLARYNPM; from the exons ATGCTGCGAACATGGAACGTGGTGTCAAGGCACGAATGTGGTCGCAGACGCTACATCGATCTCGACG GAATCAAGCCTCCTAGGCCTTTCGACTTCCAGAATGCTGCGGACTGGCCCGCCTGGATGGACGAATTCGACGACTACAGACTCGCATCCGGACTACACGAGAAACCAGACAAAGTACAAGTAAGGGCTCTTCTCTATACTATGGGCAGAAAGTCACGGGAGATTCTTCGGTCGCTAAACGTGAAAGACGAAGAAATGGAGAACTTCAACCTCGTAAAGTCAAAATTTAAGGGCGATTTCGTCCATACCAAGAACACAGTCTACAAGAGTGCTTGCTGTAATCTACGCCGCCAACAACTGCAAGAAACAGTAGACCAGTTTGCAACCGAGCTTAACAGGCTAGCAGACAGATGCGAGTTCAAAGAAATGAAGGAATGCCTAATAAGAGACCGCTTTGTAGTAGGACTACGAGACCAGCTTCTCTCGGAAGAACTACAGATGGATCCTAATCTCACGCTGAGCACTGCTTTGGCAAAAGCGCGTACAAGCGAAACGGTAAAGAAACAGCAAGCCGAGCTAAAAGAGCACAAGGGCATTATCCCAGAAGCTTGCGTCAGCGCAGTAAAGTCCGAGAAAAGCCCTGGAAAGAGCAAAAATTTTACACGCGTTTACAAGCCAGCTTATCGTGGAAAGTTCTGCAGTTTCTGCGCCGGAACATTTCATCTGAGAAGCAGTTGTCCAGCGAAACAAGAAAGATGCAGGTTTTGCCGAAAGTTGggccacttcgaaaaggcgtgcCGAAAAAATAGGCAAGCAGACAGGAATCTTGACGACATTGCCGAACCTGATAAATTCCTTGGCACGGTCGAGCAATCGGCGAACACACCATCTGAGCACTTCGTCACA ATAAAGCTTTCCGAAGAGTGTCAAAAGCTCACCACTTTTATAACGCCGTATGGGCGGTACTGCTACCACAGGTTGCTGTTCGGGATCAAATCCGCACCAGAAATTTTTCAAAGAAAGTTCTCGCAGGTCGTCGAAGGCCTAGACGGCGTACTGAACTACATGGACGACATTCTGGTGTACGGCAAGAACAAAGTGGAACATGACAACCGCCTTCGTAACGTGCTCGACCGACTGGAACAAAGAGCAGTAACCCTTAACAAGGAAAAATGTTGTTTCGCTGTTGAGCAAGTAGCATTTCTGGGCATGATCTTTGACGCCAATGGTGTGCGCCCAGATCCTGAAAAGATCAGAGCCATCAATGAGTTGCCTCGACCCCGAAACGTCACTGAGGTTCGTTCCTTATTAGGCATGATGAACCACCTCGCAAGGTTTCTTCCTGATGCTGCATCTATATCTGCGCCTTTACGCAGCATCCTCAACAAAGACAGCGACTGGTGTTGCGGAACTCAACAAGAGGAAGCTTTTGAGAAGATCAAGACTACTCTCAGCTCAAACAAATGCCTGGCAAGGTACAACCCCATGTAA